A stretch of DNA from Candidatus Deferrimicrobiaceae bacterium:
CTTAGTGCTCCATTTCACAAATACGGTTGCATTCGAGCGCCGCTGCATCCGCTCCCGCTTCGTTGCGCTTCTTCACCATACTCAACGGTATGCCTCAGTCGCGCGCCTCGCTGGCGCGGCGCATCGACGCTCTCGGTGCGACACCGTATTTATGAAGCGGAGCACTTAGGCGGGACGGGATCCGCCCTCCTCCTCCTTCGACCAGAACAGCATATCCAGGAGGAGAAGGAAAACCCCGACGGTGATCCCGATGTCGGCCACGTTGAAGGCCGGCCAGTGATACCGGTGCCAGTGGATGTCGATGAAGTCCACCACGTATCCGAGCCGGGCGCGGTCGATAAGGTTCCCCATCGCCCCTCCCAGGATGAGCCCCAGGCCGTAAGGCGCGGGCCCCCGGAGCGGATGGAAGTGGAGGTAGGCGAGCACCCCCCCGATGGCGAACATCGTGGCGACGATGAGCAGGGGGTTTCCCCACTTCGGATCGAGGTTGGACAACAGCCCGAACGCGACTCCCTTGTTCCGGACGTGGACGATGTGGAAGTAGTCGACGAGGACCGCCCTCGCATCGTAGGGGTCGAGGCGGGACACGATCCAGGCCTTGGATCCCTGGTCCGCGATCGCGAGCCCGGCCGCGGCCAGGGTAGGGAGGGCGAATTTGCGGAACGTCGCCAACGGGGTCTGTCAGGCGCGGGTCGCGGCGGCGCAGCGGCCGCACAGCTCGGGGGCGGAAGGGATGGTCCCGACCTCCGCCGTGTGGTTCCAGCATCGCTCGCATTTCCCCCAGGGGGCCTTCGTAACCGTTGCGGCAAGACCCGGGAAGGCTGCGCTCCGGTGCGCGCCGGGCCCGGAAACCTCGCCGACCACAAGCCCGGAAACGATCAGCGCATCCCGGATCTCCCGGAGACGGCTTTCGAACAGGTCGGAGAACGGCCCCGGAGAAACGGTGACGAGCGCGTCCTGGTCGCTCCCGATCCGTTTCTCCTTCCTCGCTGCCTCGAGCGGCTGGGCGATCTCGGAGCGGAGGGCCAGGATCCGCTCCCACCGCGCCGCGATCTCGTCCCCCCCCGGAAGGTCCGCAGGCGTCGGCATGTCCGTGAGGAAGACGCTTTCCGCTTTTCCGGGGAACGCGGGCAGATACCCCCAGGCCTCCTCCGCGGAGAAGGAGAGGACGGGGGCGATGAGGGACAGCAGGTCCCGGCCGATTTCGAACAGCGCGGACTGCCCGGACCGGCGCGCCGGGTCGTCCGCCCGGGAGCAATAGAGGCGGTCCTTGATCGCGTTCAGGTAGAAGCTGGACATGTCCACCGAGCAGAAGTTGTTCACCGAGTGGAAGATGACGTGGAACTCGTAGTTGTCGTATGCCTTCCGGACCTTCCCGACAAGCCGGTGAAAGAGGACGAGGGCGTACCGGTCCATCTCCTCCATCCGGTCATAGGGGACCGCGTCCCGGTCGGGGAGGAAATCGTGGAGGTTCCCCAGCAGGTAGCGGATCGTATTCCGGATCTTCCGGTACGCCTCGGTCAGGCGGTCGAGGATGTCTTTCGAGATCCGGATGTCGTCCCGGTAGTCCTCGGCGGCCACCCAGAGCCGAAGGATCTCGGCCCCGTGCTTCCGGATGATCTCCTCGGGGGCGACGACGTTCCCCCTCGATTTGTGCATCGCCTCCCCCTTGCCGTCCACGACGAACCCGTGGGTGAGGACGGCCCGGTACGGAGCGAATCCCCGGGTCCCGACGGCCGCCAGCAGCGTGGAGTGGAACCACCCCCGATGCTGGTCGGACCCTTCGAGGTAGAGGTCGACCGGAACGCCGAGATTTTCCTTCCCCTCGCAGACGCAGGCGTACGACACGCCGGAATCGAACCAGACGTCGAGGATGTCCGTCTCCTTTCCGAACGCCTTCCCGCCGCAGGAGGGGCAGGACGTCCCGGAAGGAAGCAGGTCCGGCACCTCCCGCTGGAACCAGGCGTCCGCGCCCTCTTTCTCGAAGAACGAGGCGACATGCTCGATCAGCGCACGGTCGAGGAGATGGTGGCCGCACGATTCGCATCGGAAGATGGCGATCGGCACGCCCCATGCCCGTTGACGGGAGATGCACCAGTCCGGCCGGTTCGCGATCATCCCCTCGATCCGTTCCTGCCCCCACGCGGGGATCCAATTCACCTTCCGGATCTGCTCGAGGGCCTTCCCGCGAAGGCCGGTCCGGTCCATCGAGATGAACCACTGCTTCGTCGCCCGGAAGATGACGGGCTGCTTGCACCGCCAGCAGTGCGGGTACGAGTGGGTCACCCGGTCCTGCCGGAGCAGGGCCCCGGCCTCGGCGATCTTCTCGTTCACCCGGGGGTTCGCCTCGAAGACCTGCATCCCCCCGAAGAACGGGACATCGGGGGTGAAGCGCCCGTCGTCGTCGAGCGGCGCGTAGATCGCGAGTCCGTACTTGAGTCCCGTCTCGTAGTCCTCGCGCCCGTGGCCGGGGGCGGTGTGGACGCATCCGGTCCCGGCGTCGAGCGTGACGTAGTCCCCCAGCACAAGGAGGGAGTCGCGCCCGAGAAAGGGGTGGCGGCAGCGCATCCTTTCCAGGTGCGCGGCCCCGAAGGAGGCCAGGCGATCGACCCGCGGAAGACCGGCCTCGCTCGCGAAGCGTTCCGCCAAACCTTCCGCCACGACATACACCTTCCCGTTCGCTTCGAGGGCGACGTAGGGGTATTCCGGGTGAAGCGCGACCGCGAGGTTGGAGGGGATCGTCCAGGGGGTGGTCGTCCAGATGACGAAGAAGACCTTCTTCCCGGCGAGGGCCGGGTGGATCGTTTCCGGGGGTTCCGCGAAGGGGAACGTCACGTAGATGGAGGGGGAGGTGTGGTCGGCGTACTCGACCTCGGCTTCCGCGAGGGCGGTCCGGCAGGTCAGGCACCAGTAGACGGGCTTCGTCCCCTTGTAGACCGCGCCGGTCTCCACGAACCGCCCGAACTCCCGAAGGATCCCCGCTTCGTAGTCGAACGTCATGGTGCGGTACGGGTTCTCCCAGTCGCCCAAGACCCCCAGCCGCCGGAACTCCTCCCGCTGGATGTCGATATACTTCGCGGCGTAGTCGCGGCAGAGCCGGCGCTTCTCCGACGTGGGGATCGCCTCCTTCCTTTTCCCCAGGCTCTTGTCCACCTGGTGCTCGATCGGAAGGCCGTGGCAATCCCACCCGGGGACGAACTCGGCCCAGGCGCCCGACATCGCCCGGTACTTGACGATGATGTCCTTCAGGAGCTTGTTGAGCGCGTGCCCGATGTGGATGTGCCCGTTCGCGTAAGGGGGACCGTCGTGGAGGACGAACTTCGGCCGGTTCCGGCGCCTCGCCACCATCTTCGCGTACAGGTGCCCGCTTTCCCACCGGGAGAGGATTTCCGGTTCCCGCTGGGTCAGGTTCGCCCGCATCGGGAATCCGGTCTGCGGGAGGTTCAGCGTGGTTTTGTAATCCATGAGGTCTCCGCCGGGGTTCTGCTCGAAAGTAGATTTATACCACCAAAGCAGCCGCCCGTGTAGTCCCGTCGGCCGTGCCGGGCAGGCGTTGCGCGGTCATCGGAAGATGTTCCCGAAGAATTCGATGACGCCGCGCCACCCCTTGCGGACCGTGTCCACAAGCGGATGGGAGGGATGAAGCGGGCACGTCTCCTTCGGGACCAGGTCGTCGGGGAACGCCTCGGGGAAAGTCTGCGGGCATGCGGAGGTCGCCAGGGCGCCGGATTCCGGGTCGATTTGCGCGATCGTGATCCCCGGGGGAACCGCGAAGGCGGTTCGGCCCCCCGCCGCGTACACCGATTTCATGAACTTCGTCCAGATGCGCAATGCTCCCGCGGCACCGGTGAGCCCGGTCGTCCCTCCGGAGTCGCGCCCCACCCATACCACGCAAACCAGGTCCGGCGTGTATCCGGCGAACCAGGAGTCGCGGTAGTCGTCCGTCGTCCCGGTCTTCCCGGCGGCGGGGAATTCGATCCCCGCCAGCCGGGCGGCGTTCCCCGTCCCGCGGTCGAGGACCCCCTCCAGGGCGTAGGTGACGAGATAGGCCGCCCGGGGGTCCACAGCCTGCTCCTTTGCCGGTTTCTCCGAATGCAGGAGATCTCCGTCGCTGTCCGTGACCGTGTGGAGCGGGAAGGGCCGGAAGCGTGTCCCCCCGGACGCGAACGTGGCGTAAGCGTACGCCAGTTCGAGCGGGGTGACCTCGAAACTCCCCAAGGCAAGGGAGGGAACGGGGGTCGCCACGCCGGTCACCCCGGCGTCCCGGGCCGCAGCGATCACCCCGGGAAGGCCCACATCGAGCGCGAGACGCACCGCCGCGGTGTTCACCGACTCCTCGATCATCCGGCGGACCGAGATCTCCCCGTGCTCCTTCCCCTCGAAATTCGCGGGCGTCCATCTCCCGTCCGGCACCTCCACGGAGACCGGCTCCGCCGAGATCCGGCTCGCGAGCGTCATCGTCCCCTTGCCTCTCACGGCTTGGTCCATGGCCGCGAGAAGGACGAACGGCTTGAACGCGCTTCCCGGCTGGCGGCGGGCGTCGACGGCGCGGTTGAACTGGGTCTCCCCGTAGCCGCGGCCCCCCACCAGGGCGGTGAGCTCGCCGGTGGCCGGGTCGACGGCGACCAGCGCCGCCTGGAGCGGTTCCTCCTTCTTCCCGGCCGGGACCTTCCTCCCTTCCAGCTCGGCCAGTCCCTGGGCCACCGCCTTTTCCGCCGCGGACTGCTGCACGGGATCGAGGGACGTGTAGAACCGGTAGCCGGTGCGGGAGAGTCTTTCGGGTCCCAGGGTCTCCTCGGACAGCCGCTCGATGTAGTCGACGTAGTACCCCGCGATGTTGACGGGGACCCGGCGCGGGTTCGTCCGAATGGGGGTCCGGCTTGCCCTGCGCTCCTCTTTCTCCGGGATCATTCCGAGGGCCGCCATCCGGGAGAGGACCCAGTTTCGCCGCTCCCGGGCGGCGTCCGGCGCGCGGAGGGGGGAGTACCGGTGGGGGGACC
This window harbors:
- the lspA gene encoding signal peptidase II — its product is MATFRKFALPTLAAAGLAIADQGSKAWIVSRLDPYDARAVLVDYFHIVHVRNKGVAFGLLSNLDPKWGNPLLIVATMFAIGGVLAYLHFHPLRGPAPYGLGLILGGAMGNLIDRARLGYVVDFIDIHWHRYHWPAFNVADIGITVGVFLLLLDMLFWSKEEEGGSRPA
- the ileS gene encoding isoleucine--tRNA ligase: MDYKTTLNLPQTGFPMRANLTQREPEILSRWESGHLYAKMVARRRNRPKFVLHDGPPYANGHIHIGHALNKLLKDIIVKYRAMSGAWAEFVPGWDCHGLPIEHQVDKSLGKRKEAIPTSEKRRLCRDYAAKYIDIQREEFRRLGVLGDWENPYRTMTFDYEAGILREFGRFVETGAVYKGTKPVYWCLTCRTALAEAEVEYADHTSPSIYVTFPFAEPPETIHPALAGKKVFFVIWTTTPWTIPSNLAVALHPEYPYVALEANGKVYVVAEGLAERFASEAGLPRVDRLASFGAAHLERMRCRHPFLGRDSLLVLGDYVTLDAGTGCVHTAPGHGREDYETGLKYGLAIYAPLDDDGRFTPDVPFFGGMQVFEANPRVNEKIAEAGALLRQDRVTHSYPHCWRCKQPVIFRATKQWFISMDRTGLRGKALEQIRKVNWIPAWGQERIEGMIANRPDWCISRQRAWGVPIAIFRCESCGHHLLDRALIEHVASFFEKEGADAWFQREVPDLLPSGTSCPSCGGKAFGKETDILDVWFDSGVSYACVCEGKENLGVPVDLYLEGSDQHRGWFHSTLLAAVGTRGFAPYRAVLTHGFVVDGKGEAMHKSRGNVVAPEEIIRKHGAEILRLWVAAEDYRDDIRISKDILDRLTEAYRKIRNTIRYLLGNLHDFLPDRDAVPYDRMEEMDRYALVLFHRLVGKVRKAYDNYEFHVIFHSVNNFCSVDMSSFYLNAIKDRLYCSRADDPARRSGQSALFEIGRDLLSLIAPVLSFSAEEAWGYLPAFPGKAESVFLTDMPTPADLPGGDEIAARWERILALRSEIAQPLEAARKEKRIGSDQDALVTVSPGPFSDLFESRLREIRDALIVSGLVVGEVSGPGAHRSAAFPGLAATVTKAPWGKCERCWNHTAEVGTIPSAPELCGRCAAATRA
- a CDS encoding PBP1A family penicillin-binding protein — its product is MKSFFRPRILLAALAGVFLLHLGYLYFRVGTGLARDAWEAPSILYGRPAVLRPGDLVGNLGLPERLGRLSYRKVPGEPEKPGTWSEGGGRIRIHTRGFRAGEATRLAVRAEIGVSGRRISSLETSSGVPLDELVLEPEEIARILGPKMESRRLVPLSAVPKHLRDAVLAAEDSRFHTHIGIDLIGIVRALGANLRRMRIVQGGSTITQQLAKNFFLSPKRSLWRKIREAELAVLIEIRFTKEEILEAYLNKIYFGQEGPRGIYGVEDAANFYFSRNVGDLALEESAFLAGIIRSPHRYSPLRAPDAARERRNWVLSRMAALGMIPEKEERRASRTPIRTNPRRVPVNIAGYYVDYIERLSEETLGPERLSRTGYRFYTSLDPVQQSAAEKAVAQGLAELEGRKVPAGKKEEPLQAALVAVDPATGELTALVGGRGYGETQFNRAVDARRQPGSAFKPFVLLAAMDQAVRGKGTMTLASRISAEPVSVEVPDGRWTPANFEGKEHGEISVRRMIEESVNTAAVRLALDVGLPGVIAAARDAGVTGVATPVPSLALGSFEVTPLELAYAYATFASGGTRFRPFPLHTVTDSDGDLLHSEKPAKEQAVDPRAAYLVTYALEGVLDRGTGNAARLAGIEFPAAGKTGTTDDYRDSWFAGYTPDLVCVVWVGRDSGGTTGLTGAAGALRIWTKFMKSVYAAGGRTAFAVPPGITIAQIDPESGALATSACPQTFPEAFPDDLVPKETCPLHPSHPLVDTVRKGWRGVIEFFGNIFR